The genomic DNA CACCCCAAGGACTTCACCGACGACGTCATCGCCGCGATGGCCGAGACGCCGAACGTGATGCACCAGCTGCACATGCCGCTGCAGTCCGGCTCCGACACCGTGCTGCGCGCGATGCGGCGCTCCTACCGGCAGGAGCGGTTCCTCGGGATCATCGAGAAGGTGCGGGCCGCGATGCCCGACGCCGCCATCTCGACCGACATCATCGTCGGCTTCCCCGGCGAGACCGACGAGGACTTCGAGCAGACCCTGCACGTGGTGCGGGAGGCGCGGTTCGCCAACGCCTTCACCTTCCAGTACTCCAAGCGCCCCGGGACGCCGGCGGCGGAGATGGAGAACCAGATCCCCAAGGCCGTGGTCCAGGAGCGCTACGAGCGGCTGGTGGCCCTGCAGGAGGAGATCTCCTGGGAGGAGAACAAGAAGCAGGTCGGCCGGAAGCTGGAGATCCTCGTCGCCGAGGGCGAGGGCAAGAAGGACGACCGGACCGACCGGCTGTCCGGGCGGGCGCCCGACAACCGGCTCGTGCATTTCACCCGGAGCTTGCGAGGGGTGAACGACGAGCACAGCAGTCGGCCCGAGGGCGGCGTACGGCCCGGCGACATGGTGACCGTCGAGATCACCTACGCGGCGCCGCACCACCTGCTCGCGGAGGGGCCGGTGCTCGACGTCCGGCGGACGCGGGCCGGCGACGCGTGGGAGAAGCGGCAGGCCGCGCCGGAGGGGGCGAAGCCGGCGGGCGTCATGCTCGGGCTGCCGAAGATCGGCGCGCCCGCGCCGCTGCCGCCCGCGGCGGACGGCTGCTGCTGACCCGCGGGCCTCGGAGCCGCCTGCGCAGCGGGACCGCCGCGCGGGCGGCTTCCGCGTTCGGGGCGGGCCGGTCGCGCAGTTCTCCCCCGGCCTCCGGCCGGGAGGTGACCCCACGCGCCCCTGCCGGGGCGCGCTATAGGGTGATCGGCATGCTCATTGGTGCTGCCGTGTGTCCTTGTCCGCCCTTGCTCGTGCCGGAGGTCGCGGCCGGGGCCGCGTCCGAGGTGGACGGGCTGCGGGAGGCGTGCCTGGCGGCGGTGGGGGAGCTGCTGGGGGCGGAGCTGCTGGTCGTGGTGGGGACCGGGGCGAAGGCCGGGGTGTGGACCGAGGGCGGGGTCGGGTCGTTCCACCGGTACGGGGTGAAGCGGGCGGTGCGGCTGCCGTCGGGCGGGGTGGACGGGCCGGAGCTGTCGCCGTCGCTGACGGTGGGGGCGTGGCTGCTGGAGCAGGCGGGCGCGCAGCTGCCGACGCACGCGGTGGCGGTGCCCGCGGACACCGCGCCGGAGCGGCTGCTGGGCCTGGGCGAGGGCCTGGCGGAGCTGGCGGACCGGGTGGCGCTGCTGGTGCTGGGCGACGGCAGCGCGCGGCGTTCGGTGAAGGCGCCGGGCTACCTGGACGAGCGGGCGGAGGGCTGGGACGCCGCGGTCGCGGCGGCGCTGGCGGCGGCGGACACCAAGGCACTGGCCGCGCTGGACCCGGTGCTCGCCGCCGAGCTGCAGGTGGACGGCCGGGCTCCGTGGCAGGTGCTGGCGGGTGCGGCGGAGGGCGCCGGTCTCGGCGGTGAGCTGCGGTACGAGGCGGCGCCCTACGGTGTCGGCTACTTCGTCGCGTCCTGGCGCTGACGGCCGGCCGGAGGTCAGCTCGCCGGGGGCTCGTCCTTCGGCTTGGAAGCGAAGTCGTCGACCGCGTGCTTGGCCTTGCTGGTGCCGCTCTCGATCTTCTCGCTGTACTTGTGCTTGGTGACCTTGTCGACCGCCGCGCCGGTCTTCTCGACCATGGTGTCGATCTTCTCGTTGTGCTTGCCGGCCAGTTCGCTGGCCTTGCCCTTCAGCTCGCCGGCCTTGCCCTTCAGCTCGCCGGCCTTGCCCTTGAGGTTGTCCATCAGGCTGCTCATGACGCCCCTCCTCCTCTCAAGAATCGGACATTCCTACACGTAGGCAATCAGATCCTCCCCCCGGTCGGACTCCCCGACACGGGTAGTGCGCGGGTTTTGCGAGACTTGGACGCGTGAGCAGCTCCCCCGCCCCCCAGCCCCGTGTCGTCTCCGTGGTCGGCGCCACCGCCGCCGGCAAGTCGGACCTGGCGGTGGCCATCGCCCGGACCCTCGGCGGCGAGGTGATCAACACCGACTCGATGCAGCTCTACCGCGGCATGGACATCGGTACGGCGAAGCTCACCCCGGACGAGCGCGGCGGGATCCCGCACCACCTGCTGGACATCTGGGACGTCACCGAGGCGGCCAGCGTCGCCGAGTACCAGCGGCTGGCCCGGGCGGAGATCGACCGGCTGCTGCTGGCAGGCCGCACGCCGGTGCTGGTGGGCGGTTCGGGCCTGTACGTGCGGGCGGCGATCGACGAGATGGAGTTCCCGGGGACGGACCCGGCGGTCCGGGCGCGGCTGGAGG from Kitasatospora terrestris includes the following:
- a CDS encoding antitoxin; the protein is MSSLMDNLKGKAGELKGKAGELKGKASELAGKHNEKIDTMVEKTGAAVDKVTKHKYSEKIESGTSKAKHAVDDFASKPKDEPPAS
- the miaB gene encoding tRNA (N6-isopentenyl adenosine(37)-C2)-methylthiotransferase MiaB produces the protein MEESLRTYKVVTYGCQMNVHDSERLSGLLEEAGYAKAEQDGEPDLVVFNTCAVRENADNKLYGNLGRLAPAKQAHRGMQIAVGGCLAQKDRDTIVRKAPWVDVVFGTHNIGHLPALLERAAVEKKAQVEILESLETFPSTLPTRRESAYAAWVAISVGCNNTCTFCIVPALRGKEEDRRPGDILAEVEALVAEGVVEVTLLGQNVNAYGSDLGDRQAFSKLLRACGEIEGLERVRFTSPHPKDFTDDVIAAMAETPNVMHQLHMPLQSGSDTVLRAMRRSYRQERFLGIIEKVRAAMPDAAISTDIIVGFPGETDEDFEQTLHVVREARFANAFTFQYSKRPGTPAAEMENQIPKAVVQERYERLVALQEEISWEENKKQVGRKLEILVAEGEGKKDDRTDRLSGRAPDNRLVHFTRSLRGVNDEHSSRPEGGVRPGDMVTVEITYAAPHHLLAEGPVLDVRRTRAGDAWEKRQAAPEGAKPAGVMLGLPKIGAPAPLPPAADGCC